In Psychrobacter sp. P11G3, a single genomic region encodes these proteins:
- a CDS encoding phosphatase PAP2 family protein: protein MIVPYSWSLILFVVSFFLVRTSTQLSLLSYRLILATIFACLIFYFYPARFSFSRLTPNDWTQFGYQFLQLVDKPFNQLPSLHVSYAILLGVSLWDIAGSRKSWVSGAYRLLLTGICTLIALSTVLTYQHHSIDMLGGAVLAILVLMLSNRIRNALVIKYLAVGSIGFLLIAIVGFYFANMSMIASEVVEDLAIITASYWLISFTMLAYAYQQAKPMRDARWFQKSNSGRLTLYTWMKFAPIIIIYNGMSCLGQWYFKVCSRNQRHPLTPYSINDMVKVVASARLMQTDINNHLTYWLFGCDLLERSRSLENLPPSVHHQIIVIDLASEISSHVYHLEAAAKNMTSTPVHYLYLPLLDLRPLSDVLLKDYIDLFKQIDALIQSAETQAITANNESWVEGSQVENNQVKDSLITLINFHCVMGLSRSIGVQVLYLLYCGTLTVYNYHSWIEQHYPHAHLKDAYLPKSLVETMASYKSGTY from the coding sequence ATGATTGTTCCTTATAGCTGGTCGTTGATTTTATTTGTTGTCAGCTTTTTTTTAGTACGGACATCCACGCAATTATCTTTATTGAGTTATCGCCTAATCTTAGCGACCATCTTTGCCTGTTTGATCTTCTATTTTTATCCTGCTCGTTTTTCATTCAGTCGATTGACACCTAATGATTGGACGCAGTTCGGCTATCAGTTTTTACAGTTGGTGGACAAGCCTTTTAATCAGTTACCCTCATTGCATGTCAGTTATGCCATATTGCTTGGCGTGTCATTATGGGATATTGCAGGGTCTAGAAAATCATGGGTTTCAGGGGCTTATCGGTTATTGCTTACTGGCATATGTACATTGATTGCTCTTTCCACGGTGTTGACATATCAACATCATTCGATAGACATGCTAGGCGGGGCAGTGTTGGCCATTTTGGTGCTTATGCTGTCGAATCGAATCCGTAATGCACTGGTAATCAAGTATCTGGCAGTGGGTAGTATCGGGTTTTTGTTAATAGCGATTGTAGGGTTTTACTTTGCTAATATGAGTATGATAGCGTCTGAAGTTGTAGAAGATTTGGCCATTATTACTGCTTCATATTGGTTGATCAGCTTTACAATGTTAGCTTACGCCTATCAACAGGCCAAACCAATGCGGGATGCACGTTGGTTTCAAAAGTCCAATAGTGGACGACTCACCTTATATACTTGGATGAAGTTTGCGCCGATCATTATCATTTATAACGGTATGTCATGTTTGGGACAGTGGTATTTTAAAGTTTGCTCTAGAAACCAAAGACATCCACTCACACCATATTCTATCAATGACATGGTCAAAGTGGTTGCTTCAGCTCGATTGATGCAGACGGATATAAATAATCACTTAACGTATTGGTTGTTTGGCTGTGATTTACTAGAGCGGTCGCGCTCATTAGAAAATCTGCCGCCCTCGGTTCACCATCAGATTATCGTCATTGATTTAGCCTCTGAGATATCTAGCCACGTTTATCATCTTGAAGCAGCTGCTAAAAATATGACGAGTACGCCTGTCCATTATTTATATCTACCTCTACTAGACTTGCGGCCATTAAGTGATGTATTGCTCAAAGATTATATTGATTTATTTAAACAAATTGATGCGTTGATACAATCGGCAGAGACACAAGCGATAACCGCTAATAATGAGAGTTGGGTAGAGGGTAGTCAGGTAGAAAATAATCAGGTAAAAGATAGCCTCATCACGCTTATCAATTTCCATTGCGTGATGGGGTTATCACGTAGCATCGGCGTGCAAGTTCTATATTTGCTATATTGTGGTACGCTAACTGTCTACAACTATCATTCGTGGATTGAGCAGCATTATCCGCACGCGCACCTGAAAGATGCTTATCTGCCAAAGTCATTAGTAGAAACTATGGCCAGTTATAAGTCTGGCACCTATTAA
- a CDS encoding glutathione S-transferase, giving the protein MNTSLPRLYSFRRCPYAMRARLGLIFAELSVELREITLKNKPEQMLAISPKGTVPVLQLSDGSVIEESAEIMMWALEQNDPQGLLDEKVLSEANALIAQNDNEFKQWLDRYKYADRHPEMTQIEYRQQGEIFLQDLEALLTKNTYLLGNSVTIADIGIMPFVRQFAHVDRDVFYKLPYPKLQLWLQHWLAHPLFVQAMTKFQPWQEGDEVVVFPA; this is encoded by the coding sequence ATGAATACCTCATTGCCTCGCTTGTATTCTTTTCGTCGCTGTCCCTATGCCATGCGCGCTCGTCTCGGACTAATATTCGCCGAGTTATCAGTAGAGCTACGAGAAATCACGCTAAAGAATAAGCCAGAGCAGATGCTAGCGATTAGTCCAAAAGGCACGGTTCCTGTGTTACAGCTTTCAGATGGATCAGTCATTGAAGAGAGTGCAGAGATTATGATGTGGGCGCTTGAGCAAAACGATCCTCAAGGACTGCTAGATGAAAAGGTTTTATCTGAGGCTAATGCACTGATAGCACAGAACGACAATGAGTTTAAGCAGTGGCTCGATCGCTACAAATATGCCGATCGTCACCCTGAGATGACTCAAATAGAATATCGGCAACAGGGTGAAATTTTTCTGCAGGATTTAGAAGCGTTATTGACTAAGAATACGTATCTACTAGGCAATAGCGTAACGATTGCTGATATCGGTATTATGCCGTTCGTCCGTCAGTTCGCTCATGTAGATCGTGATGTCTTTTATAAGTTGCCGTACCCGAAGCTGCAACTATGGCTGCAACACTGGTTGGCGCATCCATTATTTGTACAAGCCATGACTAAGTTTCAGCCATGGCAGGAAGGCGATGAGGTAGTGGTGTTCCCTGCTTAA
- a CDS encoding OsmC family protein has product MQASSSPHVGTLPYPVEENVDPEEAFLASLSGCHMLFFLSIAAKRKYVIDSYIDNAVGTMEKDSDGKISMTKVILKPQVTYSGDKQLITEQLEKMHHQAHEQCFISNSVKTEIVTEIVV; this is encoded by the coding sequence GTGCAAGCTTCATCTTCTCCTCATGTGGGGACCTTGCCTTATCCTGTTGAGGAAAATGTAGATCCTGAAGAGGCTTTTTTGGCCTCTCTTTCAGGCTGCCACATGCTTTTCTTTTTATCTATTGCCGCCAAAAGAAAATATGTGATTGATTCATACATAGACAATGCGGTAGGCACTATGGAAAAAGACAGCGATGGTAAAATATCAATGACTAAAGTGATATTAAAACCGCAGGTTACATATTCGGGTGATAAACAGCTGATAACGGAACAGCTTGAAAAAATGCATCATCAGGCGCATGAGCAATGCTTTATCTCCAACTCGGTGAAAACTGAAATTGTTACGGAGATTGTGGTTTGA
- a CDS encoding NADH:flavin oxidoreductase/NADH oxidase, producing the protein MSQLFSPLKLGQLTLDNRIIIAPMCQYSANDGAASDWHTIHLGQMSLSGAGLLILEATAVNPQGRISYADLGLWDDRTQAALDKTLTAIRQYSPMPIGVQLAHAGRKASTEKPWDGGGSIAPDEVNGWQTIAPSALAYDENSTVPTAMDQNDIDALVSDFVNAAKRADALGLDLIELHGAHGYLLHQFLSPLSNNREDQYGGNLENRMRLLLEVFTAVRAEFSNKKPVGVRVSATDWVEGGWDLNQTIELAKALEALGCDYIHVSTAGLSPDQQIPVEPNFQVPFATAIKEAVNIPVVAVGLITEAEQAQSIIAEQQADAVALARGILYDPHWPWHAAAELGATVKAPKQYLRSSPHGKPSPIE; encoded by the coding sequence ATGAGCCAGCTTTTTTCGCCTTTGAAACTTGGGCAACTCACATTAGATAACCGTATTATCATCGCACCCATGTGCCAATACTCTGCCAACGATGGCGCGGCAAGTGATTGGCATACGATCCATTTGGGCCAAATGAGTTTGAGCGGCGCAGGACTACTTATTTTAGAAGCGACTGCGGTCAATCCACAAGGGCGTATCAGCTATGCTGATTTGGGATTATGGGATGACAGGACGCAAGCGGCACTGGATAAAACGCTAACAGCAATCAGGCAGTACAGTCCTATGCCAATAGGCGTACAACTTGCCCATGCTGGGCGTAAAGCATCAACTGAAAAACCATGGGACGGCGGCGGTTCGATTGCCCCTGATGAGGTAAATGGCTGGCAAACGATCGCACCATCGGCGCTTGCCTATGACGAAAACTCTACTGTACCCACAGCAATGGATCAAAATGACATTGATGCGCTAGTAAGTGATTTTGTGAATGCGGCAAAACGCGCTGATGCTCTGGGCCTTGATTTAATTGAACTTCATGGGGCACACGGTTATCTATTGCATCAGTTTTTGTCGCCACTTTCTAATAACCGTGAAGATCAGTACGGCGGTAACCTTGAGAATAGAATGCGCTTGTTACTTGAGGTGTTTACAGCGGTTCGAGCTGAGTTTTCAAACAAAAAGCCCGTAGGTGTGCGTGTGTCTGCAACCGATTGGGTTGAAGGCGGCTGGGACCTCAACCAAACGATTGAGCTGGCTAAAGCTTTGGAGGCGTTAGGCTGTGATTATATCCATGTGAGCACCGCAGGACTTAGCCCAGACCAGCAGATCCCTGTAGAGCCTAACTTCCAAGTGCCTTTTGCAACCGCCATAAAAGAAGCCGTCAATATACCCGTCGTCGCAGTGGGCTTAATCACCGAAGCCGAGCAAGCGCAAAGCATCATTGCGGAGCAGCAAGCGGATGCGGTTGCATTGGCACGCGGCATCCTGTATGACCCGCACTGGCCTTGGCATGCGGCGGCCGAGCTTGGTGCAACCGTCAAAGCACCTAAACAATATCTACGCTCAAGCCCACATGGTAAGCCGTCTCCGATAGAGTAA
- a CDS encoding IclR family transcriptional regulator has translation MTNDTLADEDTNNEMHIELLEPIAEMRDKNDRQFVTALARGLELLRCFTPQRPYLGNQDLSQLTGLPKGTITRLTYTLVKLGYLKQSTNSSKYQLSTGVLSFGYTMMTNISINNLATPYMEELADYANSAVAMATRDRLMMVYLNVVQGQGTTTMQRNVGSYLPIHLSSMGRACLASMPSAEQEFILNAIRSKYKDDWLKIRRGLDKAFQDYEDYGYCFSISEWQKDVNAVAIALMHPTEGLLTFNCGAPSFILSRTKLEEDIAPRLLHMKNMIESNLYIS, from the coding sequence ATGACTAATGATACCCTTGCCGATGAAGACACTAACAATGAGATGCATATTGAATTGTTAGAACCCATTGCAGAGATGAGAGATAAAAACGACAGACAGTTTGTCACAGCATTGGCTCGAGGATTAGAGCTGCTGCGTTGTTTTACCCCGCAGCGGCCTTATCTAGGCAACCAAGACCTAAGTCAGCTAACAGGACTTCCTAAAGGAACCATCACTCGTCTGACCTATACATTGGTCAAATTGGGATATTTAAAGCAATCGACCAATAGTAGTAAGTACCAGCTCTCGACAGGGGTACTAAGTTTTGGTTATACCATGATGACCAATATCTCTATCAATAACCTTGCGACTCCTTATATGGAAGAGCTAGCAGATTATGCCAATAGCGCTGTTGCCATGGCTACTCGTGATCGACTAATGATGGTCTATCTCAACGTTGTGCAAGGCCAAGGGACGACGACTATGCAACGCAATGTCGGCTCTTATTTGCCTATTCATCTAAGTTCGATGGGGAGAGCTTGCTTGGCGAGTATGCCATCTGCTGAGCAAGAGTTTATTCTTAATGCGATTCGTAGTAAGTATAAAGATGATTGGCTAAAGATTAGACGAGGATTAGATAAAGCCTTTCAAGACTATGAAGACTATGGTTATTGTTTTTCAATTAGTGAATGGCAAAAGGATGTCAATGCGGTAGCCATTGCGCTGATGCACCCGACAGAAGGCTTGCTCACTTTTAACTGCGGCGCACCAAGCTTTATCCTTAGTCGTACCAAACTAGAAGAAGACATTGCCCCTCGCCTACTACATATGAAAAATATGATTGAGAGTAATTTGTATATTAGCTAG
- a CDS encoding MFS transporter, whose product MSSTQKQPWKLAFVFCFLVLLCDGADIGILAFTLSSLKLEFALTNVQAGALGSWSLFGMAIGGFFGGWACDRFGRVRVIVLATGMFSILSGFSGLVQSYEQFVTLRVIACLGLGSLYIATNTLMSEMVPTKHRTTVLAALMTGFTLGSLVITSVSAWIIPSYGWRTLYLLTFLPILLAVSMYFLVPEPQSWKDARALKLSGALDTLKKAENPYKAIMENPKHRIMFILWSMSSGLLLFGYFGVSNWLPSYLETELGIKFKEMALYMAGTYLTMMFAKVVAGFMADKIGRKIVFAFGTMGTALFIPILVYMHTPENIGWLMITFGFLYGIPYAINATYLTESFPTAIRGTAIGGAFNIGRLGSVIAPVAIGYMAMHNSIGAGLLLMAGAYFLCGLIPTLFIKEKQYDPQEA is encoded by the coding sequence ATGAGCTCCACCCAAAAACAACCTTGGAAACTGGCCTTCGTTTTTTGTTTTTTAGTTTTACTATGTGATGGGGCTGATATCGGTATTCTTGCCTTTACCTTATCCAGCCTAAAACTAGAGTTTGCACTGACCAATGTACAAGCTGGCGCTCTAGGCAGTTGGTCGTTATTTGGGATGGCAATCGGTGGGTTTTTTGGTGGTTGGGCTTGCGATCGCTTTGGCCGAGTACGTGTCATCGTCCTTGCGACTGGCATGTTCTCTATATTGTCTGGTTTTAGTGGATTGGTGCAGAGCTATGAGCAGTTTGTCACGCTGCGGGTTATTGCCTGCTTGGGGCTTGGTAGTCTTTATATCGCTACCAATACGCTTATGTCAGAGATGGTACCTACCAAGCATCGAACCACCGTCCTTGCTGCATTAATGACTGGTTTTACTTTAGGCTCATTGGTTATCACCAGTGTATCCGCTTGGATCATCCCTAGCTATGGTTGGCGTACACTATATCTACTGACGTTTTTGCCGATACTTTTGGCAGTATCAATGTACTTTTTAGTCCCTGAACCCCAGTCTTGGAAAGACGCTCGAGCACTAAAACTGAGCGGCGCACTAGATACTCTCAAAAAAGCAGAGAACCCATACAAAGCGATAATGGAAAATCCGAAACACCGTATCATGTTTATCCTATGGTCAATGAGCTCAGGACTTTTGTTATTCGGCTATTTTGGTGTCAGCAACTGGCTACCTTCTTATCTAGAAACTGAATTGGGTATCAAGTTCAAAGAAATGGCACTGTATATGGCGGGAACGTACCTGACTATGATGTTTGCCAAAGTCGTGGCTGGATTCATGGCTGATAAAATTGGGCGTAAGATAGTATTTGCCTTTGGTACGATGGGCACCGCATTGTTTATTCCTATTCTAGTATATATGCATACTCCAGAAAATATCGGTTGGTTAATGATCACCTTTGGTTTCTTATATGGTATCCCCTATGCCATTAATGCCACCTATCTAACCGAAAGTTTCCCTACTGCTATCCGAGGTACTGCTATCGGTGGTGCATTTAACATTGGACGGCTTGGCTCTGTGATTGCTCCTGTTGCCATTGGTTATATGGCCATGCATAACTCTATCGGCGCAGGTTTATTACTTATGGCAGGTGCATATTTCTTATGTGGTCTTATCCCTACTTTGTTCATTAAAGAAAAGCAGTACGATCCACAAGAAGCCTAA
- a CDS encoding acyl-CoA dehydrogenase family protein translates to MIRDKETLDHITQTIRNFVNDQLVPMEHWVAENDRLPEEIIEQMRELGLFGLTIPEEYGGLGVTMEEEVTLAFELGRTSPAFRSLIGTNNGIGSSGLVIDGTEAQKQKYLPRLASGEIIGSFCLTEPESGSDAASLKTTAIKDGDTYIINGTKRYITNAPQAGVFTVMARTDPQNKRSGGISAFIVESDTPGITLGKIDKKMGQKGAHTCDVIFDNCVVPADALIGGVEGVGFKTAMKVLDKGRLHIAAASTGAATRMLNDALNYAVERKQFGQPIASFQLIQGMLADSKAEIYAAKSMVLDAARLRDEGKDVVTESSCAKMFATEMCGRVADRAVQIHGGAGYIADYGIERFYRDVRLYRLYEGTTQIQQVIIARNMIKEASE, encoded by the coding sequence ATGATTAGAGATAAAGAGACCCTCGACCACATCACCCAAACCATTCGTAACTTCGTCAACGATCAACTTGTCCCTATGGAACATTGGGTTGCCGAAAATGACCGCCTTCCAGAAGAGATCATTGAGCAAATGCGAGAATTAGGGCTTTTTGGACTGACCATACCCGAAGAGTACGGTGGACTTGGTGTCACTATGGAAGAAGAAGTTACGCTGGCATTTGAGTTAGGACGTACCTCCCCTGCGTTTCGCTCATTAATAGGGACAAATAATGGTATTGGCTCATCTGGCCTAGTGATTGATGGCACTGAAGCACAAAAGCAGAAGTATCTACCTCGGTTGGCCAGTGGTGAAATCATCGGTTCATTCTGTTTGACCGAGCCGGAGTCAGGATCAGATGCCGCCTCATTGAAAACGACCGCTATTAAGGATGGTGATACTTATATCATCAATGGTACCAAGCGCTATATCACCAATGCCCCGCAGGCTGGCGTATTCACTGTCATGGCACGTACTGATCCACAAAACAAGCGCTCTGGCGGTATTTCAGCATTTATTGTGGAGAGTGACACGCCTGGTATTACTTTGGGCAAAATTGACAAAAAAATGGGCCAAAAAGGCGCGCATACTTGTGATGTGATCTTTGATAATTGCGTCGTACCAGCGGATGCACTCATCGGCGGTGTTGAGGGTGTTGGCTTTAAAACGGCTATGAAAGTTCTTGATAAAGGGCGCTTGCATATTGCAGCAGCCAGTACTGGAGCTGCTACTCGCATGCTGAATGATGCACTCAACTATGCCGTCGAACGTAAGCAATTCGGTCAACCGATTGCTAGCTTTCAGCTTATCCAAGGCATGCTTGCTGATTCAAAAGCAGAAATCTATGCCGCCAAATCCATGGTGCTAGACGCTGCACGTCTGCGTGACGAAGGCAAAGACGTCGTTACCGAATCCTCATGCGCCAAAATGTTTGCCACTGAGATGTGTGGCCGTGTTGCTGATAGAGCGGTACAAATTCATGGCGGTGCCGGTTATATCGCAGACTACGGTATTGAACGTTTTTATCGTGATGTACGTCTATATCGTTTGTATGAAGGTACCACACAAATTCAGCAAGTCATCATTGCCCGCAATATGATTAAAGAAGCCAGCGAATAA
- a CDS encoding enoyl-CoA hydratase: protein MEEPLIICEKKGEGVSVVRLNRPKVRNALNSELRQQMADLFIQLNDDSQTKAIVLTGGDKVFAAGADINDFLTTSTVDMYLRHSERYWNAITNCRKPIIAAVNGYALGGGCELAMHADIIIAGKSAKFGQPEIKIGLMPGAGGTQRLFRAIGKHKAMKMVLTGDMISADEADTMGLVSEVVEDEATITRAIEIAEQLSHYSPIALAQIKEVANLGVDMPLEGALALERKAFQILFNTHDQKEGAKAFLEKRPAEYKGH from the coding sequence ATGGAAGAGCCGCTCATTATTTGTGAGAAAAAAGGAGAGGGCGTGAGTGTCGTTAGACTTAATCGCCCCAAAGTGCGCAATGCACTAAACAGTGAGCTACGCCAACAAATGGCAGACCTGTTCATTCAATTAAATGATGACTCACAAACCAAAGCGATCGTCCTTACTGGTGGTGACAAGGTGTTTGCCGCTGGTGCGGATATCAACGATTTTTTGACTACTAGCACAGTGGATATGTACTTGCGTCATAGTGAACGCTATTGGAATGCCATCACTAACTGCCGAAAGCCTATTATTGCTGCCGTCAATGGTTACGCTCTGGGCGGTGGCTGTGAGTTGGCCATGCATGCTGACATCATCATCGCAGGCAAGTCTGCCAAATTTGGTCAACCCGAAATCAAGATAGGACTCATGCCAGGTGCTGGCGGAACGCAGCGTTTGTTTCGCGCGATTGGCAAACATAAGGCCATGAAAATGGTACTAACGGGCGATATGATCAGCGCTGATGAGGCGGACACAATGGGGCTGGTATCTGAAGTCGTTGAAGATGAGGCTACTATCACACGTGCCATTGAGATTGCTGAGCAGCTATCACATTACTCTCCCATTGCCTTAGCGCAAATCAAAGAAGTGGCAAATCTAGGTGTTGATATGCCCTTAGAAGGTGCATTGGCTTTAGAGCGTAAGGCTTTCCAGATTTTGTTCAATACTCACGACCAAAAAGAAGGCGCTAAAGCCTTCTTAGAAAAGCGTCCTGCGGAGTACAAAGGGCATTAA
- a CDS encoding 3-hydroxyacyl-CoA dehydrogenase, with amino-acid sequence MTVNTIAIIGTGIMGMGIAQIAAQAGIQVLLYDAKSGAAEQGRQSLQSTLEKLTAKGKFTDEQLQDTLSNLTVLQELSQIATAEIVVEAIIENLDIKKQLFAQLEGVVTANTILATNTSSLSVTAIAADCDHPERVAGFHFFNPVPLMKIVEVIPGLSTQQSVVDVLSDLAKRMGHLGVVAKDTPGFIVNHGGRAYGTEALKILGEGVTTFENIDQILREGAGFRMGPFELLDLTGIDVSHPVMESIYNQFYHEARYRPHPLTRQMLVGKKLGRKVGEGFYHYENGQKLSAATAQDQSSEALISDAVITSVWVGADLAEDKTQLVDYLKSQGITIDDNDKPNPDSLVLLAPYGEDTTNAAIRYQVNPKQAVAIDMLTGLAKHRTLMPSLVTQETFIAQAYALFSKGLAASEATTQPMVGATLIAESIGFVAQRVIAMVINLGCDIAMQGIASPEDIDNAVKLGLGYPYGPISWGDHLGASRVLLILERIYGLTGDPRYRPSPWLQRRAKLDVSLFTQQITY; translated from the coding sequence ATGACTGTGAACACAATCGCCATTATCGGCACTGGTATTATGGGCATGGGTATTGCTCAAATTGCTGCTCAAGCTGGTATCCAAGTACTTTTATATGACGCCAAATCAGGCGCTGCTGAACAAGGACGACAATCCTTGCAAAGTACCCTAGAAAAACTCACTGCTAAAGGTAAGTTTACCGATGAGCAGCTACAGGATACTTTAAGTAATTTGACGGTACTACAGGAGCTTAGCCAAATTGCGACTGCTGAGATAGTGGTTGAAGCCATTATCGAAAATCTAGACATTAAAAAACAGCTTTTTGCCCAGTTAGAAGGTGTGGTCACTGCCAATACTATTTTGGCGACCAATACCTCTTCCTTATCAGTGACCGCAATTGCTGCTGACTGTGATCACCCAGAACGAGTGGCAGGATTTCACTTCTTTAATCCAGTCCCTCTAATGAAAATTGTAGAGGTCATTCCAGGCCTGTCTACTCAACAATCAGTGGTTGACGTTCTCTCCGATTTGGCCAAACGTATGGGTCATCTAGGTGTGGTAGCAAAAGACACACCGGGTTTTATCGTCAATCATGGCGGTAGAGCGTACGGTACAGAAGCGTTAAAAATATTGGGTGAAGGGGTAACAACGTTTGAGAATATTGATCAAATTTTGCGTGAAGGCGCAGGATTTCGCATGGGGCCGTTTGAGCTGTTAGACCTCACTGGTATCGATGTATCGCACCCCGTGATGGAGTCGATTTACAATCAGTTCTATCACGAAGCGCGCTATCGTCCACATCCATTGACCCGTCAAATGCTAGTAGGTAAAAAGCTTGGTCGTAAGGTTGGTGAAGGGTTTTATCACTATGAAAACGGTCAGAAGTTGTCAGCAGCTACTGCACAAGATCAGTCGTCCGAAGCACTCATATCTGATGCCGTCATCACATCAGTTTGGGTTGGCGCTGATCTGGCAGAAGACAAAACTCAGCTGGTCGATTACCTAAAGTCTCAGGGTATCACTATTGATGACAACGACAAGCCAAACCCTGATAGTTTGGTTTTACTAGCACCCTATGGCGAAGATACGACTAATGCTGCCATTCGTTATCAAGTTAATCCTAAGCAAGCCGTTGCCATTGATATGCTCACTGGACTAGCAAAGCATCGTACTTTGATGCCAAGTCTCGTCACGCAGGAAACATTTATCGCACAAGCTTATGCATTATTCAGTAAGGGCTTGGCTGCCAGTGAGGCAACCACACAGCCTATGGTCGGTGCCACGCTGATTGCCGAAAGCATTGGCTTTGTGGCACAGCGTGTGATCGCTATGGTAATTAACCTTGGTTGTGACATTGCTATGCAAGGGATTGCTTCACCTGAGGACATCGATAATGCTGTCAAGCTTGGGCTAGGTTATCCATATGGTCCTATCTCTTGGGGCGATCATCTTGGCGCCTCGCGTGTATTGCTTATTTTAGAGCGTATCTACGGGCTGACAGGTGACCCACGTTACCGTCCAAGCCCTTGGCTGCAGCGCCGTGCCAAGCTTGATGTGTCATTGTTTACTCAGCAAATCACTTACTAA
- a CDS encoding 3-oxoadipyl-CoA thiolase → MLDAYIYDGLRSPFGRYVGALATVRADDLVATVMKALVEKHQLSADIFDEVLLGSANQAGEDSRNIARNAALLAGLDVTTPGQTVNRLCASGLSTVVDAARSITCNEGDIILAGGVESMTRAPFVFAKTEQPFSRDFKVFDTTIGSRFPNPKIIEQFGSDTMPQTGDNVAQKYGITREEADKFAAASQAKYQAAKQAGFFDDEITPITVPQGKKLPTKTVTEDEHPRASSNIEALQKLKPLNKDGVVTAGNASGINDGAAALIIGSKQAEKKLGFKPIAKILSSGAMGVEPNIMGVGPVEAIKLALKRANLTLEDMSVIEINEAFASQVLGCLKGLDIDFDDKRVNPNGGAIAVGHPLGASGARIALSTARELQRTGGKYAVVSLCIGIGQGLAMVIERV, encoded by the coding sequence ATGTTAGATGCCTATATTTATGATGGATTAAGAAGTCCTTTTGGTCGATATGTTGGCGCATTAGCAACCGTACGTGCTGATGATTTGGTTGCTACCGTGATGAAAGCGTTGGTCGAAAAGCACCAACTATCTGCTGATATCTTTGATGAAGTGTTGCTAGGCAGCGCTAACCAAGCAGGCGAGGACTCTCGCAATATCGCGCGTAACGCGGCTCTGTTAGCAGGGTTGGATGTCACTACCCCAGGTCAGACAGTCAACCGTCTATGTGCATCAGGTCTGTCTACTGTTGTCGATGCTGCTCGCAGTATTACGTGCAACGAAGGGGATATTATTTTAGCAGGTGGTGTGGAGTCGATGACGCGTGCACCGTTTGTATTTGCCAAGACAGAACAGCCTTTTAGCCGTGACTTCAAAGTATTTGATACGACTATCGGTAGCCGTTTCCCCAACCCGAAGATTATTGAGCAGTTCGGCAGTGATACCATGCCGCAGACGGGCGATAATGTCGCGCAGAAGTATGGTATTACGCGAGAGGAAGCCGATAAGTTTGCAGCCGCATCGCAAGCCAAGTACCAAGCTGCCAAGCAAGCAGGGTTTTTTGACGATGAAATAACCCCTATTACCGTACCCCAAGGTAAGAAATTGCCCACAAAAACAGTCACGGAAGATGAGCATCCTCGTGCCAGCTCCAACATTGAAGCACTACAAAAGCTCAAGCCTTTAAACAAAGATGGAGTCGTCACCGCAGGTAATGCGTCTGGCATCAATGATGGTGCTGCCGCGCTTATCATTGGTTCAAAGCAAGCAGAGAAAAAGCTAGGTTTTAAACCGATTGCCAAGATCCTATCATCAGGTGCAATGGGTGTTGAACCCAACATCATGGGCGTAGGTCCTGTTGAAGCAATTAAGCTAGCACTAAAGCGTGCGAATCTGACCCTCGAGGACATGTCTGTCATTGAGATCAATGAAGCTTTTGCTTCTCAAGTGCTTGGCTGCCTAAAAGGGTTGGATATTGATTTTGATGATAAGCGTGTCAATCCCAATGGTGGCGCCATCGCTGTCGGCCATCCGCTTGGCGCATCAGGTGCCAGAATTGCCTTGAGTACCGCTCGAGAGCTACAGCGCACAGGTGGCAAATATGCCGTGGTTAGCTTATGTATTGGTATTGGGCAAGGGCTTGCCATGGTGATAGAACGCGTTTGA